The Athene noctua chromosome 3, bAthNoc1.hap1.1, whole genome shotgun sequence genome includes a region encoding these proteins:
- the RESF1 gene encoding retroelement silencing factor 1 isoform X2, giving the protein MDWNVRPFQNADTKNNAQSEEACYSQLLSNTHDFPQTNAYSSKNACTYAGSNQMVYVPTSSVAFPHVNAEGFKTSDQALPGASVADNDFFISKYAVDRRPPSCVPVAPKPPNQPSRLRAEMTQASWTNSNAYNYSLRRLPPLSSQMNTGNNMRNVLQEPQYVIPNGYTAQPQTPHHNSGRTTMLYQSNIYSQNNSMSLGTPEQHVQNQIYHTNTQFKLFHALNQNTESNVQLLQYRPNQMGSETRSGCFAPSLLPANCDSRAAAQSSIGVPQTVQNVPNGHTLSQQRSPSDPKNASGFNSVQQHHQKWQSGEVSQSVRNVCNSSGNVTANQPFNQMSVPSPDISKQLYDVVQEMETVSSVAASKPLNDPASVQESQTNSLMNRPVNSQIPTAAAGGQPLTKDRLAWEAQKLLAIKKKCVLLERLHHYRRKLLAASEHDKSTPPLPPNCQATLANCLPGVPNQNVPPSPSETTRTECPVLNSSPEERNDKNVASADNRGVEVTQSNPQVEQGSLSSSSAPVASQSNLPAQLNNPKIAPVVEQRDVYAAASSQTTATSLNNASCLSQVDSSTRIVSKNMQTYPENSSFLRFVLSSTNILKEKTAGATADKILTSLLRSEKTLMDTSVSGESLLKDTSEKNAENLKGEQACMVHRNSPVSEKNESSEAKLQTDVPQKKMPFTENTSFKQSNCSYSVEELTACLGLWRKHPSESVSVQNSQANESPTANQISPCSQTTKNREQNNVLVSTDEAVLPVTASVAQKLDTLACNLIKSFELQVAVVSPLVLSEQRTQSEQADKCPTSVGKNSPVIDSGNTCSLQEEGKNGLSVVNTYKGTMETVHLSPSDCVLVQKVDSHLQQTRSGDGNGIVKNNVSANGSCDKKQRKVSQSAQGTKENLQLGLENKPSVPELGLNSSSQIFQEGIRNHKDKQAVLETGDTSTAVLEEQMFCISSVCSLVEGDTSYNPQIASIFRSVPETHALNGTSSEGNASDSRQKEQHLDLHNNELSNNTPQRENLLHKIEESSSSMSKAGKIWDGVTTSHLEKESSGSSVKTISTSEQKMSFSASFEQLENNLEIVASMNEQLAQNSSEFSISVTETNAFTVPRDSSKQNLMSSKNSQEKEINLLGLEPIKCLSNQLSELVKEFPYGIEGADMLTKEPVQNNSVAEQRENQPQKETQICGKNSHLKDPVDQMKMAVLSSDQMQELFPEHSRYSSSDSKRVVDQEPGKTSSSAEGNLEGSIQLSQSLCEKKRTTQKTSKPRKKKVNNCLSLTHEMPQCPDGFATSDSEKNDNQLAKNENTSSAETQENSSKSDAITKSCAVGNLPISEKIQNSVSKNKEDTCTYMSVTNEKARLKVNNEYKVLTTQQEKMGPLNSSENQDIDKSKRNSQKEELQIDRGTQLLGREFHSAKKEHQAHSEELSEEPGHTGADNMTKSSKKRVFKEGPLSKDKTKPGLAMKSRTDVHKFTKSGTVEINHAEVNQGQKNKTHEENSAEEQDWRKQKELLGQDVGINIKDKAQLSVETKDKKLKSYCADAVKFPNFGTVDLKSRNSKYSQHKSMKAHPSQEQSYKRKRRENMIGKRDLKKTKVEEERLKQSEEKNSKQLSHNCMINTDRGKKLNGENSWKPKSSLADHSVLKLQRRRARSSNISKNYFSNKERRLDGQHKDKCSEKMFPDKNLLYLNRRNNRLKLHIQKEPKKHYLNRVAFKRTTQERIYLTKLETSPVRPIWHMKYTASQSSPDVKRDAPVSESEKSCKLEVLEFKLCPEILFRNPATDEESLRAKNSLEREKVIVAGVKSKKEDWLKCDPVKQKKLEEISAAEDSIPLDTAIQILDGDDKALHIPIKDSKEIFQTYRKMYLEKKVQKP; this is encoded by the exons ATGGACTGGAATGTAAGACCATTCCAGAATGCTGACACAAAGAACAATGCACAAAGTGAAGAAGCGTGTTACTCTCAGTTGCTTTCTAATACACATGATTTTCCTCAGACAAATGCCTATTCCTCAAAAAATGCATGCACTTATGCTGGAAGTAACCAAATGGTGTATGTGCCAACTAGCAGTGTTGCCTTCCCTCATGTAAATGCTGAAGGATTCAAAACTTCAGATCAGGCCTTACCAGGAGCATCCGTAGctgataatgatttttttatctcGAAATACGCAGTTGATCGACGTCCACCATCCTGTGTACCAGTAGCTCCAAAACCTCCCAATCAGCCATCACGTTTGCGGGCAGAGATGACTCAGGCTTCTTGGACAAACTCTAATGCCTACAATTATTCCCTTAGAAGATTACCTCCCCTGTCTTCTCAAATGAACACTGGAAATAATATGAGGAATGTACTTCAGGAACCTCAGTATGTCATCCCAAATGGTTACACTGCACAGCCACAAACACCGCATCATAATTCTGGGAGAACTACAATGTTATATCAAAGCAACATTTATTCCCAGAATAATTCTATGTCTCTTGGTACACCTGAGCAACATGTCCAAAACCAAATATATCATACCAACACTCAGTTTAAACTTTTCCACGCACTGAATCAAAATACTGAATCAAATGTCCAGCTCCTACAATATCGACCAAATCAGATGGGATCAGAAACTCGTAGTGGATGCTTTGCACCATCTTTGTTGCCTGCCAACTGTGATTCAAGAGCTGCAGCACAGTCTTCAATAGGTGTACCACAGACAGTTCAAAACGTGCCTAATGGACACACCCTTAGTCAACAGAGGAGCCCATCTGATCCAAAAAATGCTTCTGGTTTTAACAGTGTTCAGCAACACCATCAGAAATGGCAATCTGGAGAAGTCAGTCAGTCAGTTCGGAATGTCTGTAATTCAAGTGGAAATGTGACAGCAAATCAGCCTTTTAATCAAATGTCTGTGCCATCCCCTGACATTTCCAAACAGCTATATGATGTTGTGCAAGAAATGGAAACTGTTTCTTCAGTGGCTGCTTCAAAGCCACTGAATGATCCTGCTTCAGTTCAGGAAAGCCAGACTAATAGTTTGATGAATAGGCCTGTTAATTCTCAAATtcctacagcagcagcaggtggacAACCACTTACAAAGGACAGATTAGCTTGGGAAGCTCAAAAGCTGCtcgctattaaaaaaaaatgtgtcctgCTTGAAAGGTTGCATCATTATAGAAGAAAACTCTTAGCAGCTTCAGAACATGACAAAAGTACTCCCCCACTTCCTCCAAATTGTCAAGCTACTCTTGCTAATTGTCTTCCAGGGGTGCCCAACCAAAATGTACCACCTTCCCCATCTGAAACAACGAGGACAGAGTGTCCAGTACTTAACTCTTCACCTGaagaaagaaatgacaaaaaCGTAGCCAGTGCTGATAACAGAGGAGTAGAGGTGACTCAAAGCAACCCTCAGGTGGAGCAGGGAAGCCTTTCATCAAGCTCTGCTCCTGTTGCCTCTCAGAGCAACCTCCCAGCTCAATTAAATAATCCCAAGATCGCTCCTGTTGTGGAACAAAGGGATGTATATGCTGCGGCCTCTTCTCAAACAACTGCAACATCCTTGAACAATGCTTCATGTTTGAGTCAAGTGGATAGCTCTACCAGAATTGTAtcaaaaaatatgcagacttACCCTGAGAACTCATCATTTTTACGGTTTGTATTGAGCAGCACAAATATATTGAAAGAGAAGACCGCTGGTGCTACTGCTGATAAAATACTGACTAGTCTCTTACGTAGTGAAAAAACACTGATGGATACATCTGTCTCAGGTGAAAGCTTACTAAAAGACACTAGTGAGAAGAACGCAGAAAATTTGAAAGGTGAGCAGGCATGTATGGTTCACAGAAACTCTCCtgtatcagaaaaaaatgaatctaGTGAAGCTAAATTGCAGACTGATGTACCtcagaaaaaaatgccatttactgaaaatacatcttttaaacAGAGCAATTGTAGTTACTCTGTGGAAGAGCTAACTGCATGCCTTGGCTTGTGGAGAAAGCATCCATCGGAATCTGTAAGTGTGCAAAATAGCCAGGCAAATGAAAGCCCCACAGCGAATCAGATTTCACCTTGCAGCCAAACCACAAAAAATAGAGAACAGAATAATGTTCTGGTTAGTACAGATGAAGCAGTTTTGCCTGTAACTGCTTCTGTAGCACAAAAACTTGATACATTGGCTTGCAATTTGATAAAAAGTTTTGAACTCCAAGTTGCAGTTGTCTCTCCTTTAGTACTTTCTGAACAGAGAACACAGAGTGAGCAGGCAGACAAATGTCCAACATCTGTAGGTAAAAACTCTCCAGTGATTGACTCGGGAAACACATGTAGCTtgcaagaagaggggaaaaatggtTTAAGTGTGGTAAATACTTACAAAGGAACAATGGAAACTGTTCATTTGTCACCCAGTGATTGTGTTCTGGTACAAAAAGTGGACTCACATTTGCAACAGACCAGATCAGGTGATGGAAATGGAATAGTGAAAAACAATGTGAGTGCAAATGGTTCATGTgacaaaaaacaaaggaaagttAGTCAATCTGCACAAGGTACCAAAGAAAATCTGCAGCTTGGATTAGAAAACAAGCCTTCTGTTCCTGAATTGGGCCTAAATTCTTCTAGTCAAATCTTTCAAGAAGGTATAAGAAACCATAAAGACAAGCAAGCTGTGTTAGAGACAGGAGATACATCCACAGCTGTGTTGGAAGAACAGATGTTTTGTATTTCTAGTGTATGTTCTCTTGTTGAAGGTGATACATCTTATAATCCACAAATAGCAAGTATCTTCAGGTCAGTCCCTGAGACACATGCATTAAATGGTACCTCATCAGAAGGAAATGCATCTGACTCAAGGCAGAAGGAACAACATCTGGATTTGCATAATAATGAGCTGAGCAATAACACTCCCCAAAGAGAGAACCTGCTGCATAAGATCGAAGAATCATCAAGCTCCATGAGTAAAGCAGGTAAGATTTGGGATGGTGTCACAACTAGTCATTTGGAGAAAGAAAGCAGTGGTAGTTCTGTTAAAACAATTTCTACCTCAGAACAAAAAATGTCATTCAGTGCATCTTTTGAGCAACTTGAAAATAACTTGGAAATTGTTGCTAGTATGAATGAGCAGTTGGCTCAAAATTCATCAGAGTTCTCAATCAGTGTAACTGAAACAAATGCATTCACTGTTCCAAGAGACAGCAGTAAACAAAACCTCATGTCCAGTAAAAATAGCCAAGAAAAAGAGATTAATCTTTTAGGATTGGAACCTATTAAATGTCTAAGCAATCAGCTGTCTGAATTAGTGAAAGAGTTTCCATATGGCATTGAAGGTGCTGATATGCTAACAAAAGAACCAGTACAAAACAATTCAGTGGCTGAGCAGAGGGAAAATCAACCTCAGAAAGAGACTCAAATTTGTGGCAAGAATTCTCATTTGAAGGACCCAGTAGATCAGATGAAAATGGCAGTGTTAAGCTCTGATCAGATGCAAGAACTGTTTCCTGAACATAGCCGGTATTCATCTAGTGACAGCAAGAGAGTAGTGGATCAAGAGCCAGGAAAGACTTCAAGTTCAGCTGAGGGGAACCTTGAAGGCAGTATTCAGCTCAGTCAGAGTCTATGTGAGAAGAAaagaacaacacaaaaaacctccaagcccagaaaaaaaaaagtaaataattgtCTGTCTCTAACACACGAAATGCCACAGTGCCCCGATGGTTTTGCAACATCTGATTCAGAGAAAAATGATAATCAACTTGCAAAAAATGAGAATACTAGCTCTGCAGAGACACAAGAAAACAGCAGTAAGTCTGATGCCATAACGAAGAGCTGTGCAGTGGGAAACCTGCCAATTTCTGAAAAAATCCAAAACAGTGttagtaaaaataaagaagataCTTGCACATACATGTCTGTAACAAACGAAAAAGCTAGGTTAAAGGTGAATAATGAATACAAAGTGCTTAcaacacaacaggaaaaaatgggACCACTTAATTCCTCTGAAAACCAGGATATTGACAAATCTAAAAGGAACAGCCAGAAGGAAGAGCTGCAAATCGACAGAGGAACCCAGCTGTTAGGCAGAGAATTTCATTCTGCCAAAAAAGAACATCAGGCCCACTCAGAAGAGTTGTCAGAGGAACCTGGTCATACAGGTGCAGACAACATGACAAAGTCATCCAAAAAGAGAGTTTTCAAAGAGGGCCCCCTTTCAAAAGATAAAACCAAACCAGGTTTGGCCATGAAATCCAGAACAGATGTTCACAAATTTACCAAGTCAGGAACTGTTGAAATTAATCATGCTGAAGTCAAtcaaggacaaaaaaataaaacccatgaaGAGAACTCAGCTGAAGAACAAGACTGGAGGAAACAAAAGGAGTTACTTGGGCAAGATGTAGGAATTAACATAAAAGATAAAGCCCAATTATCAGtggaaacaaaagataaaaagcTAAAGAGTTATTGTGCTGATGCTGTAAAGTTCCCAAATTTTGGCACTGTAGACTTAAAGTCAAGAAACTCCAAATATTCTCAGCATAAATCTATGAAAGCTCATCCTTCACAGGAGCAGTCATACAAACgaaagaggagggaaaatatGATCGGGAAGAGAGATCTTAAGAAAACAAAGGTGGAAGAGGAAAGATTGAAACAATCTGAAGAAAAGAATTCCAAGCAGCTTTCACATAATTGCATGATAAATACTGACAGAGGTAAAAAATTGAATGGAGAAAATAGCTGGAAACCGAAGAGTTCATTAGCAGATCACTCTGTGCTTAAACTACAGAGAAGAAGGGCTCGATCTTCTAACATCTCTAAAAACTACTTTTCTAACAAAGAGAGACGTCTCGATGGTCAACACAAAGACAAGTGCTCTGAGAAAATGTTTCCTGATAAAAACCTGCTATACTTAAATAGAAGAAATAACAGATTAAAATTGCATATTCAAAAGGAACCGAAAAAACACTACCTGAACAGAGTTGCATTTAAGCGTACGACACAGGAACGCATATATCTGACAAAATTAGAGACATCACCTGTCAGACCCATCTGGCATATGAAGTACACAGCATCACAAAGCAGCCCAGATGTGAAAAGAGATGCTCCTGTCTCAGAATCTGAGAAATCATGCAAACTGGAAGTACTTGAATTTAAGCTGTGTCCAGAGATACTGTTCAGAAATCCAGCCACTGATGAAGAAAGCTTACGTGCAAAGAATTCCCTGGAAAGAGAGAAAGTCATTGTGGCAG GTGTCAAGAGTAAGAAAGAAGATTGGTTAAAATGTGATCCAGTGAAGCAAAAAAAGCTGGAAGAGATCTCTGCAG CTGAGGACAGTATTCCACTTGATACAGCTATACAGATCCTGGATGGAGATGACAAGGCTCTTCACATTCCAATCAAAGACTCAAAAGAGATATTTCAGACCTACAGGAAAATGTATCTGGAAAAAAAGGTGCAAAAGCCTTGA
- the RESF1 gene encoding retroelement silencing factor 1 isoform X1, with product MDWNVRPFQNADTKNNAQSEEACYSQLLSNTHDFPQTNAYSSKNACTYAGSNQMVYVPTSSVAFPHVNAEGFKTSDQALPGASVADNDFFISKYAVDRRPPSCVPVAPKPPNQPSRLRAEMTQASWTNSNAYNYSLRRLPPLSSQMNTGNNMRNVLQEPQYVIPNGYTAQPQTPHHNSGRTTMLYQSNIYSQNNSMSLGTPEQHVQNQIYHTNTQFKLFHALNQNTESNVQLLQYRPNQMGSETRSGCFAPSLLPANCDSRAAAQSSIGVPQTVQNVPNGHTLSQQRSPSDPKNASGFNSVQQHHQKWQSGEVSQSVRNVCNSSGNVTANQPFNQMSVPSPDISKQLYDVVQEMETVSSVAASKPLNDPASVQESQTNSLMNRPVNSQIPTAAAGGQPLTKDRLAWEAQKLLAIKKKCVLLERLHHYRRKLLAASEHDKSTPPLPPNCQATLANCLPGVPNQNVPPSPSETTRTECPVLNSSPEERNDKNVASADNRGVEVTQSNPQVEQGSLSSSSAPVASQSNLPAQLNNPKIAPVVEQRDVYAAASSQTTATSLNNASCLSQVDSSTRIVSKNMQTYPENSSFLRFVLSSTNILKEKTAGATADKILTSLLRSEKTLMDTSVSGESLLKDTSEKNAENLKGEQACMVHRNSPVSEKNESSEAKLQTDVPQKKMPFTENTSFKQSNCSYSVEELTACLGLWRKHPSESVSVQNSQANESPTANQISPCSQTTKNREQNNVLVSTDEAVLPVTASVAQKLDTLACNLIKSFELQVAVVSPLVLSEQRTQSEQADKCPTSVGKNSPVIDSGNTCSLQEEGKNGLSVVNTYKGTMETVHLSPSDCVLVQKVDSHLQQTRSGDGNGIVKNNVSANGSCDKKQRKVSQSAQGTKENLQLGLENKPSVPELGLNSSSQIFQEGIRNHKDKQAVLETGDTSTAVLEEQMFCISSVCSLVEGDTSYNPQIASIFRSVPETHALNGTSSEGNASDSRQKEQHLDLHNNELSNNTPQRENLLHKIEESSSSMSKAGKIWDGVTTSHLEKESSGSSVKTISTSEQKMSFSASFEQLENNLEIVASMNEQLAQNSSEFSISVTETNAFTVPRDSSKQNLMSSKNSQEKEINLLGLEPIKCLSNQLSELVKEFPYGIEGADMLTKEPVQNNSVAEQRENQPQKETQICGKNSHLKDPVDQMKMAVLSSDQMQELFPEHSRYSSSDSKRVVDQEPGKTSSSAEGNLEGSIQLSQSLCEKKRTTQKTSKPRKKKVNNCLSLTHEMPQCPDGFATSDSEKNDNQLAKNENTSSAETQENSSKSDAITKSCAVGNLPISEKIQNSVSKNKEDTCTYMSVTNEKARLKVNNEYKVLTTQQEKMGPLNSSENQDIDKSKRNSQKEELQIDRGTQLLGREFHSAKKEHQAHSEELSEEPGHTGADNMTKSSKKRVFKEGPLSKDKTKPGLAMKSRTDVHKFTKSGTVEINHAEVNQGQKNKTHEENSAEEQDWRKQKELLGQDVGINIKDKAQLSVETKDKKLKSYCADAVKFPNFGTVDLKSRNSKYSQHKSMKAHPSQEQSYKRKRRENMIGKRDLKKTKVEEERLKQSEEKNSKQLSHNCMINTDRGKKLNGENSWKPKSSLADHSVLKLQRRRARSSNISKNYFSNKERRLDGQHKDKCSEKMFPDKNLLYLNRRNNRLKLHIQKEPKKHYLNRVAFKRTTQERIYLTKLETSPVRPIWHMKYTASQSSPDVKRDAPVSESEKSCKLEVLEFKLCPEILFRNPATDEESLRAKNSLEREKVIVAGVKSKKEDWLKCDPVKQKKLEEISAAEDSIPLDTAIQILDGDDKALHIPIKDSKEIFQTYRKMYLEKKFPSVTG from the exons ATGGACTGGAATGTAAGACCATTCCAGAATGCTGACACAAAGAACAATGCACAAAGTGAAGAAGCGTGTTACTCTCAGTTGCTTTCTAATACACATGATTTTCCTCAGACAAATGCCTATTCCTCAAAAAATGCATGCACTTATGCTGGAAGTAACCAAATGGTGTATGTGCCAACTAGCAGTGTTGCCTTCCCTCATGTAAATGCTGAAGGATTCAAAACTTCAGATCAGGCCTTACCAGGAGCATCCGTAGctgataatgatttttttatctcGAAATACGCAGTTGATCGACGTCCACCATCCTGTGTACCAGTAGCTCCAAAACCTCCCAATCAGCCATCACGTTTGCGGGCAGAGATGACTCAGGCTTCTTGGACAAACTCTAATGCCTACAATTATTCCCTTAGAAGATTACCTCCCCTGTCTTCTCAAATGAACACTGGAAATAATATGAGGAATGTACTTCAGGAACCTCAGTATGTCATCCCAAATGGTTACACTGCACAGCCACAAACACCGCATCATAATTCTGGGAGAACTACAATGTTATATCAAAGCAACATTTATTCCCAGAATAATTCTATGTCTCTTGGTACACCTGAGCAACATGTCCAAAACCAAATATATCATACCAACACTCAGTTTAAACTTTTCCACGCACTGAATCAAAATACTGAATCAAATGTCCAGCTCCTACAATATCGACCAAATCAGATGGGATCAGAAACTCGTAGTGGATGCTTTGCACCATCTTTGTTGCCTGCCAACTGTGATTCAAGAGCTGCAGCACAGTCTTCAATAGGTGTACCACAGACAGTTCAAAACGTGCCTAATGGACACACCCTTAGTCAACAGAGGAGCCCATCTGATCCAAAAAATGCTTCTGGTTTTAACAGTGTTCAGCAACACCATCAGAAATGGCAATCTGGAGAAGTCAGTCAGTCAGTTCGGAATGTCTGTAATTCAAGTGGAAATGTGACAGCAAATCAGCCTTTTAATCAAATGTCTGTGCCATCCCCTGACATTTCCAAACAGCTATATGATGTTGTGCAAGAAATGGAAACTGTTTCTTCAGTGGCTGCTTCAAAGCCACTGAATGATCCTGCTTCAGTTCAGGAAAGCCAGACTAATAGTTTGATGAATAGGCCTGTTAATTCTCAAATtcctacagcagcagcaggtggacAACCACTTACAAAGGACAGATTAGCTTGGGAAGCTCAAAAGCTGCtcgctattaaaaaaaaatgtgtcctgCTTGAAAGGTTGCATCATTATAGAAGAAAACTCTTAGCAGCTTCAGAACATGACAAAAGTACTCCCCCACTTCCTCCAAATTGTCAAGCTACTCTTGCTAATTGTCTTCCAGGGGTGCCCAACCAAAATGTACCACCTTCCCCATCTGAAACAACGAGGACAGAGTGTCCAGTACTTAACTCTTCACCTGaagaaagaaatgacaaaaaCGTAGCCAGTGCTGATAACAGAGGAGTAGAGGTGACTCAAAGCAACCCTCAGGTGGAGCAGGGAAGCCTTTCATCAAGCTCTGCTCCTGTTGCCTCTCAGAGCAACCTCCCAGCTCAATTAAATAATCCCAAGATCGCTCCTGTTGTGGAACAAAGGGATGTATATGCTGCGGCCTCTTCTCAAACAACTGCAACATCCTTGAACAATGCTTCATGTTTGAGTCAAGTGGATAGCTCTACCAGAATTGTAtcaaaaaatatgcagacttACCCTGAGAACTCATCATTTTTACGGTTTGTATTGAGCAGCACAAATATATTGAAAGAGAAGACCGCTGGTGCTACTGCTGATAAAATACTGACTAGTCTCTTACGTAGTGAAAAAACACTGATGGATACATCTGTCTCAGGTGAAAGCTTACTAAAAGACACTAGTGAGAAGAACGCAGAAAATTTGAAAGGTGAGCAGGCATGTATGGTTCACAGAAACTCTCCtgtatcagaaaaaaatgaatctaGTGAAGCTAAATTGCAGACTGATGTACCtcagaaaaaaatgccatttactgaaaatacatcttttaaacAGAGCAATTGTAGTTACTCTGTGGAAGAGCTAACTGCATGCCTTGGCTTGTGGAGAAAGCATCCATCGGAATCTGTAAGTGTGCAAAATAGCCAGGCAAATGAAAGCCCCACAGCGAATCAGATTTCACCTTGCAGCCAAACCACAAAAAATAGAGAACAGAATAATGTTCTGGTTAGTACAGATGAAGCAGTTTTGCCTGTAACTGCTTCTGTAGCACAAAAACTTGATACATTGGCTTGCAATTTGATAAAAAGTTTTGAACTCCAAGTTGCAGTTGTCTCTCCTTTAGTACTTTCTGAACAGAGAACACAGAGTGAGCAGGCAGACAAATGTCCAACATCTGTAGGTAAAAACTCTCCAGTGATTGACTCGGGAAACACATGTAGCTtgcaagaagaggggaaaaatggtTTAAGTGTGGTAAATACTTACAAAGGAACAATGGAAACTGTTCATTTGTCACCCAGTGATTGTGTTCTGGTACAAAAAGTGGACTCACATTTGCAACAGACCAGATCAGGTGATGGAAATGGAATAGTGAAAAACAATGTGAGTGCAAATGGTTCATGTgacaaaaaacaaaggaaagttAGTCAATCTGCACAAGGTACCAAAGAAAATCTGCAGCTTGGATTAGAAAACAAGCCTTCTGTTCCTGAATTGGGCCTAAATTCTTCTAGTCAAATCTTTCAAGAAGGTATAAGAAACCATAAAGACAAGCAAGCTGTGTTAGAGACAGGAGATACATCCACAGCTGTGTTGGAAGAACAGATGTTTTGTATTTCTAGTGTATGTTCTCTTGTTGAAGGTGATACATCTTATAATCCACAAATAGCAAGTATCTTCAGGTCAGTCCCTGAGACACATGCATTAAATGGTACCTCATCAGAAGGAAATGCATCTGACTCAAGGCAGAAGGAACAACATCTGGATTTGCATAATAATGAGCTGAGCAATAACACTCCCCAAAGAGAGAACCTGCTGCATAAGATCGAAGAATCATCAAGCTCCATGAGTAAAGCAGGTAAGATTTGGGATGGTGTCACAACTAGTCATTTGGAGAAAGAAAGCAGTGGTAGTTCTGTTAAAACAATTTCTACCTCAGAACAAAAAATGTCATTCAGTGCATCTTTTGAGCAACTTGAAAATAACTTGGAAATTGTTGCTAGTATGAATGAGCAGTTGGCTCAAAATTCATCAGAGTTCTCAATCAGTGTAACTGAAACAAATGCATTCACTGTTCCAAGAGACAGCAGTAAACAAAACCTCATGTCCAGTAAAAATAGCCAAGAAAAAGAGATTAATCTTTTAGGATTGGAACCTATTAAATGTCTAAGCAATCAGCTGTCTGAATTAGTGAAAGAGTTTCCATATGGCATTGAAGGTGCTGATATGCTAACAAAAGAACCAGTACAAAACAATTCAGTGGCTGAGCAGAGGGAAAATCAACCTCAGAAAGAGACTCAAATTTGTGGCAAGAATTCTCATTTGAAGGACCCAGTAGATCAGATGAAAATGGCAGTGTTAAGCTCTGATCAGATGCAAGAACTGTTTCCTGAACATAGCCGGTATTCATCTAGTGACAGCAAGAGAGTAGTGGATCAAGAGCCAGGAAAGACTTCAAGTTCAGCTGAGGGGAACCTTGAAGGCAGTATTCAGCTCAGTCAGAGTCTATGTGAGAAGAAaagaacaacacaaaaaacctccaagcccagaaaaaaaaaagtaaataattgtCTGTCTCTAACACACGAAATGCCACAGTGCCCCGATGGTTTTGCAACATCTGATTCAGAGAAAAATGATAATCAACTTGCAAAAAATGAGAATACTAGCTCTGCAGAGACACAAGAAAACAGCAGTAAGTCTGATGCCATAACGAAGAGCTGTGCAGTGGGAAACCTGCCAATTTCTGAAAAAATCCAAAACAGTGttagtaaaaataaagaagataCTTGCACATACATGTCTGTAACAAACGAAAAAGCTAGGTTAAAGGTGAATAATGAATACAAAGTGCTTAcaacacaacaggaaaaaatgggACCACTTAATTCCTCTGAAAACCAGGATATTGACAAATCTAAAAGGAACAGCCAGAAGGAAGAGCTGCAAATCGACAGAGGAACCCAGCTGTTAGGCAGAGAATTTCATTCTGCCAAAAAAGAACATCAGGCCCACTCAGAAGAGTTGTCAGAGGAACCTGGTCATACAGGTGCAGACAACATGACAAAGTCATCCAAAAAGAGAGTTTTCAAAGAGGGCCCCCTTTCAAAAGATAAAACCAAACCAGGTTTGGCCATGAAATCCAGAACAGATGTTCACAAATTTACCAAGTCAGGAACTGTTGAAATTAATCATGCTGAAGTCAAtcaaggacaaaaaaataaaacccatgaaGAGAACTCAGCTGAAGAACAAGACTGGAGGAAACAAAAGGAGTTACTTGGGCAAGATGTAGGAATTAACATAAAAGATAAAGCCCAATTATCAGtggaaacaaaagataaaaagcTAAAGAGTTATTGTGCTGATGCTGTAAAGTTCCCAAATTTTGGCACTGTAGACTTAAAGTCAAGAAACTCCAAATATTCTCAGCATAAATCTATGAAAGCTCATCCTTCACAGGAGCAGTCATACAAACgaaagaggagggaaaatatGATCGGGAAGAGAGATCTTAAGAAAACAAAGGTGGAAGAGGAAAGATTGAAACAATCTGAAGAAAAGAATTCCAAGCAGCTTTCACATAATTGCATGATAAATACTGACAGAGGTAAAAAATTGAATGGAGAAAATAGCTGGAAACCGAAGAGTTCATTAGCAGATCACTCTGTGCTTAAACTACAGAGAAGAAGGGCTCGATCTTCTAACATCTCTAAAAACTACTTTTCTAACAAAGAGAGACGTCTCGATGGTCAACACAAAGACAAGTGCTCTGAGAAAATGTTTCCTGATAAAAACCTGCTATACTTAAATAGAAGAAATAACAGATTAAAATTGCATATTCAAAAGGAACCGAAAAAACACTACCTGAACAGAGTTGCATTTAAGCGTACGACACAGGAACGCATATATCTGACAAAATTAGAGACATCACCTGTCAGACCCATCTGGCATATGAAGTACACAGCATCACAAAGCAGCCCAGATGTGAAAAGAGATGCTCCTGTCTCAGAATCTGAGAAATCATGCAAACTGGAAGTACTTGAATTTAAGCTGTGTCCAGAGATACTGTTCAGAAATCCAGCCACTGATGAAGAAAGCTTACGTGCAAAGAATTCCCTGGAAAGAGAGAAAGTCATTGTGGCAG GTGTCAAGAGTAAGAAAGAAGATTGGTTAAAATGTGATCCAGTGAAGCAAAAAAAGCTGGAAGAGATCTCTGCAG CTGAGGACAGTATTCCACTTGATACAGCTATACAGATCCTGGATGGAGATGACAAGGCTCTTCACATTCCAATCAAAGACTCAAAAGAGATATTTCAGACCTACAGGAAAATGTATCTGGAAAAAAAG